In Streptomyces sp. ML-6, the genomic stretch CGATCAAAGCCTTGCCGGTCTCCTTCACCGCGGTGCCGGAGTCGCGCAGCCACGCGGAGTGGTCGCCGGGCAGGGCGCGCAGGGCGAGCTGGGCGGCGGGGGAGAGGCCGGTGGCGAGTTTCGCCAGCCCGGTCCAGGCCTCCTTCGCCGCGTCCCCGCCGTCAAAGCCGGCCAGGGTGCCCAGGCCCTTGAGGGTGCCCCAGACCCCGTCGACGAGGAAGCCCTTGCCGAAGTCGTAGGCGTGCTCCCACACCTGCCACCACGGCGTGGACTCCTCGACCGCCTCCCCCCATGGCAGGGACTTGGCCTGCTTCAGCACCTCGGCGTCGTACCCGTAGGTGCCCGGCCTGCCCGACCCGTCCCCCGTCTTCAGGGGAGTCCCGCCGACCAGGGCGACGATCTTGGCGTGGCAGGCCCGTTCCACCTCCTGGAACGCGGTCCACACCTCCGCGATCTCGCCCCGGCGCCGCCTGTTCTCCTCGACCAGGTCCCCGTCCTCATGCCACTCGTCGTCGCCGTCCACCTTCACCCGGAAGGCCACCGCGTCCCGCTTCAGCTCCTTCAGCCGCTCCACCAACGGAAACGCATCGTCCGAGTACGTGCTCAGCGCCCCGGCGATCACGCCCAGGTCCTCACTGAGCGACCGGCCCTTCGCCGCGACCGGGCCGGTCGTCGCGAACAGCCGCTCCGCCTCCGGCGCCTTGTAGAAGGCGCTCAGCCCGCCGAAGCTGCGGTGCACGTCCCCGGCCGCCTCCGCGATCCTCTCCCCATGACCCGACAAGGCCGTCACCTGGGTGTCCAGCAGCGCCAGGTCACCGGTGAAGACGGGTATGCCGACCGGGTCGACCGGTCCCGGCCCGCTCACCGCCCCTCCCCGCCGCGCCTGAGCAGGTCCAGCCGCACCGCCCGTGCCGCGTTCTGCGCGTGCTCGGCCGCCTCCAGGTCACCCCGGCAGTACGCGCCCGTCGCCTCCGCCGCCCCCAGCACCGACGCCTCCGTGCGCTCGGCCATCGACCGGAAGTCCCGGTCACGCCCTTGCAGGAACTCGCCCAGCGCCGCGGCCACCGGACCCATCGCCGCACGCGACAACGGCGCACTCCCCGGGACGACCGGACCCTGCACAGGAGTGGACGCCTGCGGCCCCGGCACCGCCGTCCCCGCCGCCCGCGCCGCCTCCGACACCGTCTCCAGCATCGCCGTCAGGGCCTTCTGCAGATCACCGGCATGCCCGCCGACCACCTTCAACTGGCCCTGAACCCCCTGCGGCCTGATGTCCCACCCCACCACGGCAAGCCCCCTGCCTCTCGTCCCCGCGACCCCGGCCCCACGCACGGCGAACAACCGTTCGCATGGTCATCTCTATCAACCCGGGCGTCGCTGGTGCAATCAGCAAACCGTCAATTGGCCAACCTTGGCTCGCTTGTGACGTGGTGAAACATGATCTGAGCGGTTCCGGGCGACGTGGGGGGCTTGTTTGCAGTTCGCGGCCGGAGGGGGTGCCTTCCTGGCAAGTGGTCAATTTTTGGCGACAGGTCCAAAAGGTACATAAAGCACAAAAGGTGAATTGATGGTTATTCTGCGGGAATGATGCAGTACGTCGCGCCGCTCGCCGCATCCGGCCTGAAGATCGACTGGACTCGGATGCCGACCTACAACACGATCATGTCCGTGGCCGCCGGTGCCGGACTTCTGCTCCTGGTGGTGCTGGGGCGTCAGTTCCTCACCTCACGGAGCGCCATCGCCCCCGAGGGATGGGCGCTGGCCTTCGGCGCCCTCGGCTTCACCCTCGTCACCACCGGTCTCCACATGACCCTGACCTGGCCGCTCGCCGGGCAGGGTTTTCCGTTCGACAACGTCATCTTCGGTGAGCCGGCCCTGGCCTTCGGCGTATTTCTGCTCGCCGCCGCCTTCTACCTCTGGAAGCGGGGCGCCGAACTCCTCGGCGACGACCGCGTCACCCGTACGGCCCAGATCGCCGCGCCCATTTCCGTGTTCGTCTTCGGCATGGGGCTCGCCTGCTTCGGCATCGCCGCCGCAGGCTGGAAGTACACCCTCTTCGCCGCCCCGCCGGAAGAACCCATCTCCGGTGAGTTCGCGGAGTGGCCGCTTCTGGAGGCGAGCTTCATGTCCGGGCTGTACGTCCTGGTCGGTATCGGCGCGGTCCTCTTCCCGTTCGCGCTGCGGCGGCCCAGGACATGGATGAGCACGGTCATCGGAGTCGCCTGGGGGCTGGCCGGCCTCGCCTTCCTGTTCTTCGGCGCACTGAACTACTTCACCCACATCGGGCTCATCGTCAACACCATGTGACCAGAGGTCAGAGGATCGGCGGGCGGCCCAAGCGGGTCATGCGCCACACCGTGCGCCACTTCATCGCCTTGCGCGGGCCGCACGACGTCCGCACGCCCTCGGCGAAGCCGCCCCACCACGCCTTCGCGCCGCTCAAGGAGCGCATGCGGATCATGGTGATCAGGGTCCACACGCCGAGGTAGACCGGGATCAGCGGCACCGGGAGGCGGCGGCGTGCCAGCCATACGCGGTTGCGCGCCGTGAACCGGTAGTAGACCGCGTGCCGTGCCGGGGAGGTCTTCGGGTGCTGGAGGACGAGATCGGGCTCGTACAGGATCTTCCAGCCCTCGTCGAGCGCACGCCATGCCAGGTCGGACTCCTCGTGCCCGAAGAAGAACTCCCCGGCCCACAGCCCGGTCTGCCTGAGCATCGGTACGGAGAAGGCGTGCCCGCCGCCGAGGAACGCCGTCACCAGGCCCCGACGCACCGGGTCGTCGGCGCGCAGCCGGGGAATCCAGCGCCGTTCGGTGTGCCCGTGCTCGTCGGCGACCCGGAAGCCGACGATCCCGAGCCGCGGGTCGGACGCGAACAGTTCCTGGACCTTCCGGAACACGCCCGTGTCGATGAGCAGGCCGTCGTCGTCCAGCTCGACGACGACATCGACGTCGCCGGAGTCGCGCAGCAGCTCCAGACCGACGTTGCGGCCCCCCGGGCAGCCCAGGTTCTCGTCGAGAGGAACCTTGGTCACGTTCTCCGCCACGTCCACATCGATGAGGGGCGTCGCGTTGCCGATCAGTACCACGCGGGCCGCCGGTACGTCCTGCTTCTCCACCGAGGTGAGAAGAGCATCCAGTTCCCGTGGGCGGGTGCCCATGGTCACGATGACGACCCCGATACGCGGCAACGACATAGCGGCAAACTCCAGTGGTTGGCAGAGTGCCGATGCTAGCGCCGCGCGACATGGTCGCCGCGCCGCCCCTCCCGCCGTTGCGGCGAAGCCGGCTCGGAACGCAGCCGCCCGGACCGAAGCCGACTCGGAACGCAGCCGCCCGGACCGCGGACACCCGGAACCCCGGACGGTCCTGAGCGGCAGTGCGTCTGCTGTGGCGTGAACTGATCACCGGACAAGGTGAGTTGAGGAACGCTTCTCCGTGCCTCCGCAGGCTGGGCGCCATGGTGGCGGACGGCGCATACAGCGCGAACGGTGCGGAGGACACGGTGCGGCGGATCGTCGACCGCAACCCGCGGGAGCCGGTGCGGTCGGGTCAGTGACGGGCGGCGGTCCGCCGCCCGGCCAGCCCGGCCCGTACGGCGGCTGCGCCGCGTGCCGTGGCCGCCACCGCTGCCGACTCCTGGAGGGGCGACGCGTCCCGGCACACGGCGCACAGCTCCTCGTCCCCTTCCGGGGTGAACAGCATCGGCTGCATGTGACGGGGCCCGGCGCACTCGCGCATCGCGGGCAGGCGGGGCGGCGGCGGTGCGGGGGTTGCCGAAGGCGCAGTCGGTGGCGTCACGGGCCCCGGTTCGCTGAGCAGGTACCGCAGGAGGCCGCCGGGACGGTGGATGGCCCGTTCGCGCCCCGGCAGCCCGCGCCGGACCTGGCCGCGTACGTCGTCGGCGGTGTGCCCGAGGCTCAGCCACTCGGAGGCGAGCGCCACCAGCTGCGGGACCATGCCGCGCGGCACGGTCAGCCGGGGGTCCAGGGCCGTGATGCTGTCGACCAACTCCCGCGCCTCGCGGTCACGTTCGGGTTCGCATTCGGATTCGGATCCGGGCTCGGATCCGGAATCCGCAGGCGGAGGCGGGGGCGGGGGAGGGGTGGAGGTGTTTCCCACCGTGGTCTTTTCGGGATGACGACCGGCGCCCCGACCCTTCGGCTCACCGGCGGCCGGACAGGCGGCCGTCGGATGCTCGGTGCGCTCGGCGGCCGTCGGGCGCCCGTTGCGTACGGCGAGGGCTTCCTCGGCGGTCAGCGGCACGGAGGAGACCAGCTGCACGGTGGACCAGAGGCCGCGCAGCCCCTGCTGTCGCCACTCGTGCACGAATCCCTCCCCCTTGAGCTGGGCCTTGGCCCGGTTGAAGGCGCCCTTCCCGATACCGGCACGGGTGGCGGTGCGGGAAAGGGACTCCGCGGCGCCCGGCGGGAGGGAAAGTTGCCAGGTGAGGATGCGGACGGCGTCGGACGACAGCCGGGGATGCCGCAGGATCTCGTTGGAGATCTGAGAGAAGTGGCGCAAGGGCGCGATAACATGCCGAAGCATCGTTCGTGTTCCTGTCGTGTCGGGAACTGGCGGTGAAGGCCCTTGTCGCTGGTTGCACCCGGCGATGGGGGCCGCTTCATTGGTCACCGTACATGAACATTCGCGCACGCAGGGTCACTTCAGCGGATCACCACTCTCCCCCGTAGCGCTCCTGCTTCCGCTTGATCCACGCCTGGATCACGTGCGTCTCCTCGGGTGACGCCGCGCGCAGATCGCCCGCGTTGATGGTCGCCACGAAATGTACGAACCGGACCCGCCGGAGGGCCCCGTCCACCCCGATGACCTTGCCGGGGCCGTAGACGTCGGTACCGGTGTGGGCGACGTAGGCGTTCTGTCCGAAGGGTGTTGTCATGGCGCTTCCTCTTGGTTCGCTTCACTCTGTGTGGGTGATTCATGTCACAGGGTGAGCTACTTGCGGCTACGCTCGCCAGAGGGTTCAGCGTGACGATGCGCTTCGCACATGGGGGAGTTGCCGGTGGCCAGCGAGGAGATTCCAGAAGCCCGGGTCCTGTACGGCAAGGAATTGCGCAGTCGCCGGGAAGTGGCGGGGCTGACGCAGGAGCAGTTGAGCCAACGTGCGTTCCTGTCCCGCACACACCTTGCCCACATGGAGGCGGGGCGGCGGCTGCCCTCACCGGAGGACGCCGAACGGCTGGACCAGGTGTTGGAGGTGGGTGGGTTCTTCGTGAGGTTCCTGCCCGTGCTGGAGGAGACACCGGGTGTTGCCGAACACTTCGAGGCCGCTGCGGAGTTCGAGAAGCAGGCGACAGTGCTCCGGCTGTACGAACCCAAGCTGATTCCTGGCCTGCTCCAAACGGAGGCGTACGCCCGCGAGGTGCTGAGCTCCGGCTTCCCGCCCAAGAGCGACGAGGAACGTGACAGGCTGCTCGTCACACGTCTGAAGCGCGCCCGCATCCTCGACAACTTCCAGTCGCCCGTGGTGTGGGTGCTGATCGACGAGGCGGTGCTGCGCCGCCCCATTGGTGGTCCGGCCCTGATGGCCGAACAGCTGCGACATGTCGTGGAGTTCGGAGAGCGTCGACGTGTACGGGTGCACGTCCTGCCGTTCTCGGCGGGCTACCACGCGCTGTTGGAGGGGCTGGTCTCCCTGATGTGGTTCGAGGATCTGCCGCCCGTTGCCTACACCGAAGGGCTCAAGTCGGGGCGGGTCTGGGAGAATCCGTCAGCAGTGCGTGATTGTCAGGTGGCCTACGATCACGCACTGGGGGATGCGCTCTCACACCGGGAGTCCCTGGCCCTCATCCGTTCGGTTGCGGAGGAATACGAGCATGAAGCGCAGTGAGTCCATCGTTCCGGACGCCTCGGTCCTGCCCGCCTGGCGCAAGTCCTCGTACAGCGGCGGCACCAGCGGCGACTGCCTGGAGATCAGCGAGGCGTACGCGTCCTGGCGCAAGTCCTCGTACAGCGGCGACAACGGCGGCGACTGCCTCGAAGTGAACGACGCCTGCACCGCCTGCGTCCCCGTACGTGACAGCAAGAACCCGCACGGTCCGGCCGTCGTCTTCGCGGCCTCGGCCTGGACGCCGTTCGTGACGGCGGTCAAGGGTGACCGTCTGGTGTGACGGTGCTGGTGTGACGGTGTGGTGTGCGGGGGCCGAACAGCCCCCGCACGCTTTATGTGTCAGTCCGTCAGCGTCTCGCTGAAGCGGGACGAGTTGGTCGGGGCGCCGAGCGTGGCCGCGCCGAACGAGACGGAGCCCTTGGCGACGATCCCGGTGGGGTCCGTGCCGAAGATCCACAGGGCGCCCTTGCTGTTGTTCTCCGAGGGGGCGCCGACCACCATCTCCGTACGGCCGTTGCGGTCGTAGTCGCCCAGCGCGACGGCCTCGCCGAACTGGTCGCCCGCCTCGGCGACACCCGGAACCCCGGCCGTGTACTGGCCGAACTCCTTGGAACCCGCGCCGCTCACGCCCTTCGGGCCGCCCTTGAACACCAGGACCCGGCCGGCGTCGGAGATGCCGTTGATCCGTTCGCCGGGCAGGCCCACGGCGATGTCGGGGTAGGTGTCGCCGTCCGTGTCGCCCAGCGCCAGGCTGTACCCCATCCGGTCGTGGGCCTCGGCCGTGCCCGAGACGCCCTCGGTGTCCTGGTTGATCCAGACGGGCTTCCGGGTGGTGCTCTGCCCCTTCGGGCCGCCGTACGAGACGAAGAGCGCGCCGCCCTTCTTCACCGGGGTGTCGGCGTGCGACCACTCGTCGCCGCGCCCGATGACGACGTCCCCGTGGCCGTCCTTGTCCAGGTCGGCGATGCCCACACTGACACCCCCGACCCCGGCGCCGTCCGCGTCCTTGATCTCGACCGGTGCGGCGAAACCGGTGGTGCGGCTGCCCTTCAGCAGGTACGTGTGCTGTGCCCACGGGCCGTCCTCGGCGAAGCCGAGGATCACCAGGTCGCCCACGCCGTCGCCGGTCACGTCGCCGACGGCGATCTCCGAGGTGTCGAGCACGGCCGTGCCGTCGACCGAGAACGAGCTGATCCGGCTCGGCTTGCCCGTACGGCTGACCGGGCCGTGCAGGACGTGGCCGCCGCGCCGTACGTCGCCCACCGCGATGTCGGCGTGGCCGTCGCCGTCCACATCGCCCACGTCCAGGTCGCCGGTGGCGTCGGTCTGCTCGCCGGGGACGGGGGCGAGGACCGTGGCGTTCTTCGAAAGGCCGGACGCGCTGCCCCAGTTGACGGACAGGACCGTGCCCTGGTCGCCGGGGATGTTCGCCCAGAGGCGGCTGACGAGGTCCGCGTAGCCGTCGGCGTTCAGGTCGGCGCTGCGCAGCCCCGTACCGTAACGGGCGTCGCTGCCTCCCTCGATGCCGGAGCGGTCCGGCCAGGTCAGCACCTGCTTTCGGGCGGAGGACAGGCCGCCGGGGCCGCCGAACAGGACGCTCACGGCGCCCGCGCCCTCTTCCGAGCCGACGACGGTGGTGGCCATGGGGGCGCCGACGGCGACGTCCGGGTAGCCGTCGCCGTTGAAGTCGTCGCGCAGCCGCTCGGGGCTCGGCGTGCTCGCGGCGGCGAGGGACGGCTGTGCGGTGGACGCGGACGACCGCGCGGTGGGGGCGGAGGACTGCGCGGCGGCGTGCCCCACGGGCGCGGCGAGGGCTCCTGCGACCAGGGCGACACCGGTCGCGATCGCCAGCCGACGGTGGGGGGAAAGAACAGGCACGTGGATCAACTCCGGTGCTCGGTACGTCGGTCGGGGCAGTACGGAAAAGGTTCCGCACTGCCCCGTACGACGTCGTGATCCGGCGGATGGTTGTGCCGGGAGTGCCGACGACCATGGACGGACGTCGTCGGCTCAGCCTTCCTTGAAGGTGTCGAGGTGGGCGAAGGCCACCACGTTGTCCTTGTAGTCCTTGGCGGTCTTGTCGTACGCGCCGCCGCAGGTGATCAGGCGCAACTGGGCGGAGTTGGTGTCGGCGTAGACCCGGTCGTCGGGGAAGTTCGCCTTGCTGAACTGCTCGACGGAGTCGACCTTGAACGTGGCGACGGAGCCGTCCGCGCGGGTGACGTCCACCTTGGCGCCGGGCTTGAGGTGCTGGAGCTGGAGGAACACGGCCGGGCCGGTCATCGTGTCCACGTGACCCGCCACGATCGAGGCGCCGCGCTCGCCGGGGGTGGCGCCGTCCTTGTACCAGCCGACCAGGTTGCTGTCGTCGGGGGGCGGCGCGTCCAGCTGGCCGTTGGGGCCGAGGGACAGGTCGGTGAACGGGGCGTTGACGCCGATGGCCGGGATGCTCAGCCGCTTGGGGACGGAACGCGGCATGGTCGGGCCGACGGTGGTCGGCGACGGGGGGAGCGGGGCGGGGGCGGCGTGGGAGCCGAGGATCTCGGGCGTGGGGGAGGCGACGGCCGAGGGCGAGGCGGACGCGACGGCTGCGGGCGGGGCGGGTGGTTTGTCGTCGGCCGCGGTGCCGAAGGAGTTGTAGATGAGGAGGACGCCGACACCGGCTGTCACGGCGGGCCACATCAGGGCGCGGCCCAGTGTGGTTCGGGAGGCAGTCCGGATGGAGGTGGAGCCGGTCGACTGCGGGGCGGCCATGGGAACGTGCCTTTCGGTTCAGTCGTGCGGTGCTGAGGGCGCGGGTGCGTACGTGAGGGGGAGGGGGGAGGGGGCCGGGTCGCGCGGGCCCGGGACCCCTCGGGGATTTGTTCGGGGAAACGCAGCCGCCGCGACCGCCGCCCCGAGGGGGCGACGGCCGCGACAACGTGCCGTTCGGACGGTGAGCGGGCCCGGTCAGGCCATCGCGCCACCCGTCGACCGGCGGCGCAGCTTGTACGCGCCGACGCCGACACCACCGAGGAGCAGCGCCGAGCCGGCGGCCAGACCGCCACCGGTCATCGCCATGCCGCCGCCACCGGCGTGGACACCGCCGCGGGGCTTGTCGCCGTGGCCGCCGTAGCCGCCCTTGTCGTGGTCGCCGTAACCGCCACGGTCACCGCCGCGGTCGCCGTAGCCGCCCTCGTCGTCCTTGCCACCCTTGTCGTAGTCGTCCTTGCCGCCCTTGTCGTGGTCGCCGTAGCCGCCGCGACCGCCCTCCTCGTCGCCGGTGATCACCGAGGCCATGAAGCCGCCACCGGCGTGGACACCGCCGCGGGGCTTGTCGCCGTGGCCGCCCTTGCCACCCTTGTCGTAGTCGTCCTTGCCGCCCTTGTCGTGGTCGCCGTAACCGCCACGGTCACCGCCGCGGTCGCCGTAGCCGCCCTCGTCGTCCTTGCCGCCCTTGTCGTAGTCGCCGTAGCCACCCTCGTCGTCCTTGCCACCCTTGTCGTGGTCGCCGTAGCCACCGCGGCCACCCTCGTCGTCACCCGTGGGAACGGAGGCCATGAAGCCGCCGCCGGTGTGGACGCCGCCCCAGGGCTTGCCGTGGCCGCCCTTGCCGCCCTTGTCGTAGTCGTCCTTGCCACCCTTGTCGTGGCCGCCGTAGCCGCCGCGGTCACCGCCGCGGTCGTAGTCGGACTTCCCGTAGTCGTCCCCGTGCGAGGACGAGTAACCGCTGTCGTGGCCGGAGTCGTCGGATGCCGCCATGGCGTAGGCGGCCGGGCCGGTGATGGCGAGGACCGCTGTGACAGCGGCCGAAGCGAACAGTGTGCGGGCAGAGCGCATCTGAACACATTCCTTCCGCCGCAACTGCGAAGAGTGACGGGCTGTCGACTCAAGGTGGCGCAGTGGCGACGTGATCCACCGTCAGCCGGAATGCCGATCCGCGCCATCGGGGAGAGGCGCATTGGAGCTACGCCCTGCTCTCTTCGGGTGGCGCCTGGCCGATAATCACCCGTTGGACTGCACGCAGCGCCGCGTGAGGTTTGGGCGGCGGCGGACCACCCGTTTGCCGGTGTGTCAGTTCGTCGGCACGCTCGGCGGCCGGTCCGCCCGGATTCCTTGTTTTCCGTCAACAGGGCTTTGGCTGAGGGAAGTTGATGTCAGGTCGTGTGTGGTGGGTCGAGGGTTCGCCGGGTGGGGAGGTTCTGGCGGCCCGTCGGATTCTTCGTGCGGACGGTTCCCGATCCCGGTCCGTGACGTGCGGTGGCGGATGACTCGCCACCGCTGAGCTGCTTGCTTTCGGGTGGCCGGAAGTGGTCGGGACCGGGGGCGGAGACGGGGGCCGGGGCCGGGGCCCCTCGGAGGGCGGATCGCCCCGGGGCGCGGACAGGCCGGCCTAGTTCAGCAAGGACCGCGCGGCCCGCGCCCGGCGCCGTACCTCTTCCGCCGTCGCGGGCTCGACCGCGGCGACCACGTCCGCGTACTCCTCCATCTCCACCGCCCCGCGCAGGAACTGCCCGCTCTGCACGAGCAGCTGGGCGCGCTCGTAGCGCAGTCTGGCGGGGTGCGAGGGCAGCAGCAGCGAGAGGTCCACGGCCCACAGCGCCACGTCCGTGCGCTCCGGCCGGTTCGCGGCCCAGGCCCTGATGTTGTTCAGGATGCGCAGCACGATGTCCAGGGTCTGCGCGGGCACCAGCATCGACTCGTCGAGCGGCCGTCCGGTCGCCCCCGCCGCCAGCAGCTCCGCGTCCTGACCGGACAGCGGCCGGCCGCCGTCGAACGGATCGGCCAGCACCCGCTCGTCCGGGTCGCCGAAACCGACGATGAAATGGCCGGGCAGCGCCACCCCGTACACCGGGGCCCCGGCCCGCCGCGCCACCTCGATCCACACCACGGACAGCAGGATCGGCAGCCCCCGGCGCCGCCGCAGCACCTCGTGCAGCAGTGACGACTCCAGCCGTTGGTAGTCCGCCGACGAGCCCGCGAAGCCGCACTGCTCACCGAGCAGCTCGGCGAGGGCCGAGGCCCAGGCCCGGCCGCCCCGCACCCCGTAGGGAAGCCGGCCCGCCAGCTCGTCCAGCTCGATCTGCGCCGCGTCGATCCCGTGCTCGCCCAGCGAGGGATCGGCCACCGCGCCCAGCAGCAGGCAGAGCAGCGCGAGATCGGGCCGCTCCTCGCGCGCCTCCTCGGCGAACCGCCTGCGCAACTCGTCGGGGCCGGGGCGGTCCGACGGTTCGTGGTGGTGAGGGTTCATCGGGATCGTCCGCCTCGGTGAGGGTTCATCGGGATCGTCCGCCTCCGTCACGCCGACGGGAAGTGCCGGAAGTGGTGGTACAGGTGGTGGACCGCGAACCCCATGTCCTCGTACATCGCCCGGGCGCCCTCGTTGTCCGACTCCACCTGGAGCCACGCCGCCGACGCGCCCTCGTCCAGGGCCCGGCGGGCGAGCGCGGTCATCACGGCGGTGGCCAGCCCCCGGCGCCGGTGTGCCGGATCGACCTCGACGGCCATGAAGCCCGCCCACCGGCCGTCCACCGCGCACCGGCCGATCGCGGCGGGCGGGACGCTCCCCCCGGCTGTGGTGTGGGCTTCGGTCCGGGTTTCGGCTGTGGTTTCGGCTTCGGTTTCGGCTTCGGTTCGGGCTTCGGCGTCGTCGGCCGGTACCGAGGCGAACCACACCGACGGGCCGCCGCGCAGCACCTGGAGGACGTGCGGGCCCGGCGTCTCGAAGCGCTGGTAGCGGGAGAGCCACGCCTCGTCGAGGTCCCGGCCCACCCGTACCCGCGACACGTCCGCCGCCAGGTCGCCGATCGGCGCCAGCGCGGCGGTCCGCACCTCCGTCGTCACCTCGCGCCGCCAGCCGCGCTCCTCCAGCTCCGCGCAGAGCAGCTCCTGGGTGCCCTCGGCGCCGGTCGCGGCCTGGACGTACGCGGGCAGGCCCCGCTCCCCGTACCACTGCTCGACGCGCCGGAGCGCCTCGTCGAGCGGCATGCCCGGATCACCGAGCGGCAGCACGGAGTTGGCGCGCCGGGTGAACCCCCGCGCGGCGCGCAGCCGCCAGTCGCCCAGCGGTTCGCTCTCCACCGGCGGCCAGGCACGGGCACAGACGGCGGACAGTTCCTCGAAGGAGGCGGCGGGACCGCGGCGGCGGGCCGGAGCCGCCGGCACGACCTTGCCCGCGACCAACGCGGACTCGTCGATCCGGACGGATTCACCGTTCTTCCGTGTGATCGAGAGCACACCGTTGTCCCATGATGTGAGAACCCCGACGGTGTCCGTGAACTTCACGCCTTGAGGGCCGGTCTCGCACACACGCCGGACTGATACACGTTTGCCCACGTCAGCCGGTGTGATGCGGACCTCGAGCTGTCCGCCGATGGTGAATTCCACAGCTCTGTGTGCCCCTCCTGTTCGGTTCGTGCCCCGGAACGGAGATACTAGAGGTGGGCATCGACGACGCCGCGCTCCCGCGCGAGAGCCAACGCCCTACCGAGGAGGAACGACAGCGTGACCTACGTCATCGCGCAGCCTTGTGTCGACGTGAAGGACAAGGCCTGCATCGAAGAGTGCCCCGTCGACTGCATCTACGAGGGCCAGCGGTCCTTGTACATCCACCCGGACGAGTGTGTCGACTGTGGAGCCTGTGAGCCGGTGTGCCCGGTCGAGGCGATCTTCTACGAGGACGACACTCCGGACGAGTGGAAGGACTACTACAAGGCGAACGTCGAGTTCTTCGACGACCTCGGGTCGCCGGGTGGTGCCTCCAAGCTGGGCCTGATCGAGCGCGACCACGCGTTCATCGCCGCGCTC encodes the following:
- a CDS encoding DUF397 domain-containing protein, giving the protein MKRSESIVPDASVLPAWRKSSYSGGTSGDCLEISEAYASWRKSSYSGDNGGDCLEVNDACTACVPVRDSKNPHGPAVVFAASAWTPFVTAVKGDRLV
- the fdxA gene encoding ferredoxin; amino-acid sequence: MTYVIAQPCVDVKDKACIEECPVDCIYEGQRSLYIHPDECVDCGACEPVCPVEAIFYEDDTPDEWKDYYKANVEFFDDLGSPGGASKLGLIERDHAFIAALPPQNQ
- a CDS encoding helix-turn-helix transcriptional regulator, encoding MASEEIPEARVLYGKELRSRREVAGLTQEQLSQRAFLSRTHLAHMEAGRRLPSPEDAERLDQVLEVGGFFVRFLPVLEETPGVAEHFEAAAEFEKQATVLRLYEPKLIPGLLQTEAYAREVLSSGFPPKSDEERDRLLVTRLKRARILDNFQSPVVWVLIDEAVLRRPIGGPALMAEQLRHVVEFGERRRVRVHVLPFSAGYHALLEGLVSLMWFEDLPPVAYTEGLKSGRVWENPSAVRDCQVAYDHALGDALSHRESLALIRSVAEEYEHEAQ
- a CDS encoding glycosyltransferase yields the protein MSLPRIGVVIVTMGTRPRELDALLTSVEKQDVPAARVVLIGNATPLIDVDVAENVTKVPLDENLGCPGGRNVGLELLRDSGDVDVVVELDDDGLLIDTGVFRKVQELFASDPRLGIVGFRVADEHGHTERRWIPRLRADDPVRRGLVTAFLGGGHAFSVPMLRQTGLWAGEFFFGHEESDLAWRALDEGWKILYEPDLVLQHPKTSPARHAVYYRFTARNRVWLARRRLPVPLIPVYLGVWTLITMIRMRSLSGAKAWWGGFAEGVRTSCGPRKAMKWRTVWRMTRLGRPPIL
- a CDS encoding DUF6507 family protein, with the translated sequence MVGWDIRPQGVQGQLKVVGGHAGDLQKALTAMLETVSEAARAAGTAVPGPQASTPVQGPVVPGSAPLSRAAMGPVAAALGEFLQGRDRDFRSMAERTEASVLGAAEATGAYCRGDLEAAEHAQNAARAVRLDLLRRGGEGR
- a CDS encoding GNAT family N-acetyltransferase, with product MEFTIGGQLEVRITPADVGKRVSVRRVCETGPQGVKFTDTVGVLTSWDNGVLSITRKNGESVRIDESALVAGKVVPAAPARRRGPAASFEELSAVCARAWPPVESEPLGDWRLRAARGFTRRANSVLPLGDPGMPLDEALRRVEQWYGERGLPAYVQAATGAEGTQELLCAELEERGWRREVTTEVRTAALAPIGDLAADVSRVRVGRDLDEAWLSRYQRFETPGPHVLQVLRGGPSVWFASVPADDAEARTEAETEAETTAETRTEAHTTAGGSVPPAAIGRCAVDGRWAGFMAVEVDPAHRRRGLATAVMTALARRALDEGASAAWLQVESDNEGARAMYEDMGFAVHHLYHHFRHFPSA
- a CDS encoding DUF981 family protein; amino-acid sequence: MMQYVAPLAASGLKIDWTRMPTYNTIMSVAAGAGLLLLVVLGRQFLTSRSAIAPEGWALAFGALGFTLVTTGLHMTLTWPLAGQGFPFDNVIFGEPALAFGVFLLAAAFYLWKRGAELLGDDRVTRTAQIAAPISVFVFGMGLACFGIAAAGWKYTLFAAPPEEPISGEFAEWPLLEASFMSGLYVLVGIGAVLFPFALRRPRTWMSTVIGVAWGLAGLAFLFFGALNYFTHIGLIVNTM
- a CDS encoding class F sortase, encoding MAAPQSTGSTSIRTASRTTLGRALMWPAVTAGVGVLLIYNSFGTAADDKPPAPPAAVASASPSAVASPTPEILGSHAAPAPLPPSPTTVGPTMPRSVPKRLSIPAIGVNAPFTDLSLGPNGQLDAPPPDDSNLVGWYKDGATPGERGASIVAGHVDTMTGPAVFLQLQHLKPGAKVDVTRADGSVATFKVDSVEQFSKANFPDDRVYADTNSAQLRLITCGGAYDKTAKDYKDNVVAFAHLDTFKEG
- a CDS encoding FG-GAP-like repeat-containing protein, whose product is MPVLSPHRRLAIATGVALVAGALAAPVGHAAAQSSAPTARSSASTAQPSLAAASTPSPERLRDDFNGDGYPDVAVGAPMATTVVGSEEGAGAVSVLFGGPGGLSSARKQVLTWPDRSGIEGGSDARYGTGLRSADLNADGYADLVSRLWANIPGDQGTVLSVNWGSASGLSKNATVLAPVPGEQTDATGDLDVGDVDGDGHADIAVGDVRRGGHVLHGPVSRTGKPSRISSFSVDGTAVLDTSEIAVGDVTGDGVGDLVILGFAEDGPWAQHTYLLKGSRTTGFAAPVEIKDADGAGVGGVSVGIADLDKDGHGDVVIGRGDEWSHADTPVKKGGALFVSYGGPKGQSTTRKPVWINQDTEGVSGTAEAHDRMGYSLALGDTDGDTYPDIAVGLPGERINGISDAGRVLVFKGGPKGVSGAGSKEFGQYTAGVPGVAEAGDQFGEAVALGDYDRNGRTEMVVGAPSENNSKGALWIFGTDPTGIVAKGSVSFGAATLGAPTNSSRFSETLTD
- a CDS encoding transglutaminase-like domain-containing protein, which produces MNPHHHEPSDRPGPDELRRRFAEEAREERPDLALLCLLLGAVADPSLGEHGIDAAQIELDELAGRLPYGVRGGRAWASALAELLGEQCGFAGSSADYQRLESSLLHEVLRRRRGLPILLSVVWIEVARRAGAPVYGVALPGHFIVGFGDPDERVLADPFDGGRPLSGQDAELLAAGATGRPLDESMLVPAQTLDIVLRILNNIRAWAANRPERTDVALWAVDLSLLLPSHPARLRYERAQLLVQSGQFLRGAVEMEEYADVVAAVEPATAEEVRRRARAARSLLN